A portion of the Harpia harpyja isolate bHarHar1 chromosome 15, bHarHar1 primary haplotype, whole genome shotgun sequence genome contains these proteins:
- the LOC128151689 gene encoding uncharacterized protein LOC128151689, producing the protein MCCHAQSLPEENELQQPVKSAEVFKRLGCNEAVEFREENTPNESMMDVEYLQKDNSSSKPKHTENKLETDRRKLDVDIYDKIKTDRILKQFLNFSGQESSISGNRENKLHTEQENLMGFGNQSKEEENVGKDCFVSAEICVSVNKDPGEMLNEQIVNGERQKTEAVSKKLPEVEVLHKTTGKKFSRKAGGDVSTEEEYEMQSQTNFELTMKKDEVTPKTGRHALDISLYKQPRTHFECQCKEHCFMETNSHNTLNSEDRRFQVCGEKGDSLSGVRDAIALEKVASSSRELAAHNGREKTKLNLQSVSNPGVSAVVERDTTKLHRASLDKSYFIAENIIIEKSNLNPNEAKSTMREILAVSPGNISGNMQQKSLNLIH; encoded by the coding sequence ATGTGCTGTCATGCTCAGAGCTTACCAGAAGAGAATGAACTCCAGCAACCTGTGAAGTCAGCTGAAGTCTTTAAACGTTTGGGATGTAATGAAGCTGTTGAATTCAGAGAGGAAAACACACCTAATGAAAGCATGATGGATGTGGAATATTTGCAAAAAGATAACTCTTCCAGTAAAcctaaacacacagaaaataaattggaaaCTGACAGAAGAAAATTAGATGTAGACATATATGATAAAATCAAAACTGATAGAatattaaagcaatttttaaatttcagtggcCAAGAAAGTAGCATTAGTGGCAACAGAGAAAATAAGCTACATACAGAGCAAGAGAATTTAATGGGCTTTGGTAATCAaagtaaagaagaagaaaatgttggaaaagattgttttgtttcagctgaGATCTGTGTGAGTGTGAATAAGGATCCTGGTGAAATGTTAAATGAGCAAATTGTTaatggagagagacagaaaacagagGCAGTATCAAAGAAATTGCCTGAAGTGGAAGTGTTAcacaaaaccacaggaaaaaaattttcaagaaaggCAGGGGGTGATGTTTCAACAGAGGAAGAATATGAGATGCAATCACAAACTAATTTTGAGCTAACAATGAAGAAAGATGAAGTTACTCCAAAAACTGGAAGGCATGCCCTGGATATCAGCCTTTACAAGCAACCAAGAACCCATTTTGAATGTCAGTGTAAAGAACATTGCTTTATGGAAACTAATAGCCATAATACTTTAAACTCTGAAGACAGACGGTTTCAAGTGTGTGGCGAAAAAGGCGACTCTCTTTCAGGTGTAAGGGATGCAATAGCTTTAGAGAAAGTTGCATCCTCTTCCAGAGAGCTGGCAGCACACAATGGACgtgaaaaaacaaagttaaatttGCAATCTGTGAGCAATCCAGGTGTTTCTGCTGTTGTTGAAAGGGATACAACCAAACTGCACAGAGCATCTCTGGATAAAAGTTACTTCATAGCAGAAAACATAATcatagaaaaatcaaatttaaatcCAAATGAAGCCAAGAGTACAATGCGAGAAATTTTGGCTGTTTCTCcaggaaatatttcaggaaatatGCAGCAAAAGTCTCTGAATCTTATCCATTAG